The Natrinema amylolyticum genome includes the window CACGGCGAGCGACGCATGGCGTGTAGCGCAACGAAGCGAGTCGTCGTTTCGGTCCGACTCGAGTGTCACTCCCATCGCTCGAGACGGTGCCATTTTCGGCTCTCTGCGGAGCCGAATGGACCGACATCGTCCGGATTCCCATCATTCGCAAGCAGGGTCACTATAGACATACTGGTGATATGTCCACCGACCCAAGTCACAATGATCGCCACTCGAGAGACAGTAGACTGGACGCGGTGGGGACGATGAGTTTCGACGACGAACCGACGGACGACGAGGAGACGTTCCACCCGCTCGGTGAGGCGTGGCAAGACGACCTCGAAGACGCGCTCGACGACACCGAGTACGATACGGAACTCGGCATGGAGATGGCGAAAGACGCCATGCGAGTGACGAAAGGAGAACTCGCAGAAGAGGAGTTCCACGAACGGTATCACGAGGAGGTGATGGAAGAGTTCGGCGAGGACGAGCGGCCGATCGCCAGCCCGGACGACGGAGACGGCGAGGAGGGCGGGATCGGGTCGACGCTCGCGGAACTCGCCAGTGGTGAGGAGTCCCGTCGAGAGATGCTCAAAAAGGCGGGGGCCGGCGTGGGATTCGCGAGTCTCGGATGGGGTGCGGTCGATCAGCAGGAGCCGGAGCAGTCCGTCGAGGAGGCGGGGGAAGTCGAGAACGCAGACGAGGGGACCCAGTGGGGAATGACGATCGACCTCGAGCACTGCGACGGCTGTCTCGCCTGTGTGACCGCCTGTAATCAGGAACACGGGTGGGACCAGGGAGCGAACTGGATGTACGTGCTCGCCTTCGAGGACGGCGAGGTCGAGTCTCCCGATCCCGACACTGTCGACGTCGAGGCCGGGAACTGCTCGGACGAGCCGATCGTCCACGAGTTCAACTACCTCGTCCGCCCGTGTCAGCACTGTACCGACGCGCCGTGCGAGAAGGTGTGTCCGACGACGGCCCGCCACACGCGCGACGAAGGCGGGTTGGTGCTAACCGACTACGAGGTCTGTATCGGCTGTCGGTACTGTCAGGTGGCCTGTCCCTATGGCGTCAACTACTTCCAGTGGGACGAACCGGACGTGGATCGGTCGGAGCTCGACCCGGAGGGGATCTACGACGAGCGCGGCCGGCCGGTCAGTCGTCGCGCTCCCCGCGGCGTCATGTCGAAGTGCGTCTTCGATCCGGCTCGTCAGGACGGCAACGCGGGCGAGGGACTGATCGGCACGAGCGCCTGTGAGCAGGCCTGCCCGCCGAACGTGATTCAGTTCGGTGACAAAAATAACCCCGCGAGCGATCCGGAACGGTACGCGGAACATCCGGCCAGGTCGCGAACGATCATTAATCTGTTCGCGGAGCTCCCGTCGCCGAATTCGGTCGAATCGTCGCTCGAGGGCGTCGATCCGTCCGTCGACGCCGTCGTCGATGCCGTCGACGGCTTTACCACCGGGAAGGTCGCGCTCGCGACGGCCGTCGAAATAACCCAGGAGGAGTACGAGGAAGAGGCGCCGCCGGGCGATACCCTCCCGGAGAAGGAGCAAACGGTGCTCGACATCGTGAGCGCCATCGAGACCACCGGGCTCGACCTCGGGAGCGACGACACGCTCACACAGCTCGGGCTGACGGTCGAGGGGTTCGAGGGACCGAGTCAGGACGTCCAAGTCACCAGTCGAGAGGACGTCGCCTATGAACTGTTCGAAGACTACGTCGACGCACCGGAAGAGCAGTTCGAGCTGCTGGCGGACATGGGAACGAACCCGAACGTCACCTACCTCGGACACCAACCCGGACCCGAAGCCCATCAGGTCCCAGGGCCGGTCTCGTACGACGATGTCGGGATGCTCGACACGCGACAGGAGGCCCTCGACGATCAGACCGTCGGCCTCGATTACTCGTGAGGCTTCCGCCGTCGTCGGGGGACGCCTCTCGGTCGTTTTCGATGGCGAGACGCCGAGCGCGGGCCGGCTAACGCACTCGCAAGCCGATCCGGGCCGTCTCACATCGAACCCGCTTCGTCGGTGACGGGGACAGATGTCTTCATAGTCTTCGAGACGAACGTCCGCCTATGGAGCTACGTCAGCGGCTAGTCATTGGGTGTCTCTGGATCGGGGTCGCAGCGCTGATGGCGACCACTCTCGAGCCGGGGATTCCGTCGTCAGTCGGTGACCTCGCGCGGCTGTTCGCCGTCGTCATGGCCCTGTTCCTCGCGGCCGTGTACGTGATCGATCCGTGGAACGTCGTGAGCCGCGTTCACGTCTATAACTGAGGTAGGCCGCGAAGCGAACGGAGTCGACCGCGACTCGAGCGGCCGCTGGGGCCAAACGGTAACGGCGACTCTCGACGACGGAACCGGATCGAGACGGAGCGACGGCGATCAGTCGTCGGCCGGCGCGAGCGGTTGCTGATCGGCCGCGAGCAGCCGATCGAGCGCGTCGACCATCGCTTTCACGCTCGCGCGAGTGATGTCGGCCTCGCTGCGGGCGACCGTCACCGAGCGGTCGTTGCGGACCATCGTCACTTCGACGGTGACGACGGCGTCGGTGCCGCCCGTCACCGCGTCGACGTGATAGGACTCGAGTTCGGCGTCGGCCATCGATCCGAGCGCCTCGCGGACGGCAGAGACGGCGGCGTCGACGGGGCCGGAGCCGGTCCCGCTGGCGACGCGTTCCTCGTCGCCGACGGCCAGTCGAATGCTGGCGGTCGGCACGGCACCGCCGCTGGTAGCGGTGAGGTCGAGCAGGTCGACGACCCGCTCGCGGTCCTCGCCGGTGACGTCTTCGGCGATGGCGAGCAGATCGGCGTCCGTCACTCTGCGGCCGCGGTCGCCGAGCTCGGTCACGCGGGTCGCGATCTCGGCGATCTCGTCGTCGTCGGCCTCGACGCCGTGTTCCTCGAGCGTCGCCGCGACGCCCGCCCGCCCGGTGTGTTTACCCAGCGCGAGCCGCCGTTCGCGCCCGACGGTCTCGGGCGCGTATGGCTCGTACATCTTGTCGTCTTTGAGCGTTCCGTCGGTGTGGATGCCGCTCTCGTGGGTGAAGGCGTTTTCGCCGATGACGGCCTTGTTCGGCGCGAGCTGAACGCCCGTCGCTCGAGAGACGGTCTGTGCGAGGTCGTACAGTTCCTCGAGTTCCAGCGTCTCGAGGTCGTAGACGTGCGAGAGGGCGATCGCGACCTCCTCCAAGGCGACGTTGCCGGCGCGTTCGCCGAGGCCGTTGACGGTACAGTGAACGAGGTCGGCACCCGCCGAAACGGCCGCCAAGGCGTTCGTGACGCCCAGCCCGAGGTCGTCGTGGGTGTGAGCGCTGACCGGGCCGATCTCGGCGAGTCGGGAGACCGCCTCGTGGGTGTGTTCCGGGCCGGTGTGTCCGACGGTGTCGGCGAAGCAAAAGCGGTCCGCGCCCGCCTCGAACGATGTTTCGGCCAGTTCCTCGAGATAGTCGAGATCCGCTCGAGAGCCGTCCTCGCCGATGACCTCGACCCAGAGGTTGTGGTCCTTGGCGTAGGCGACCAGTTCGGCGGTCTTCTCGAGGTTGTCCTCGCGGGAGGTGCCGACTTTGCCCTCGACGTGACGGTCGCTGGCGGGGACGACGATGTGGACGCCGTCGACGTCGCACTCGAGCGCGAGGTCGATATCGCCTTTCATTCCGCGACAGAAACTGGTGACGCGGGCGTCGAGATCGAGGTCGGTCACCCGCGAGATCGCCTGTCGCTCACCCGCGCCGGTACAGGCGCTGCCGGCCTCGATAACGGCAACGCCGGCGCGCTCGAGCGAGCGGGCGATCTCGACTTTCTCGTCGGGCGAGAGCGAGACGCCCGGCGCTTGTTCGCCGTCGCGAAGCGTCGTGTCGAGAAGGCGCACTGTACGGTCCGATGCGATCGTCTGTTCGGGGGTGTGAGTTACAGGCAAGAGTGGTGAACTACGGGTACTGCGGTTACGTTCGTCGGAGAATTTCGCATCCAGCCGGGTCGCCCCGACTTCCTCTATCCTCGTCAGATGGCGTATGAGATGCCATTGTGTCTCGTCACATCGTATCACGATGTCTTAAAACCGCCGGTTCCGAATCACCGCGACCGGGGTCGCGAGGACGGCGGTCGCTCCGATAGCCACCGGGCAGTGCGGGTCGACGTCTCACTCCCCCTCGAGACGGAGTCGGTCGCCGGGTTCGACGGCTGCCGCGTTGCCGGCGGGGAGTTCGACGATCAGGTCGGCGGTCTCGCGAGCGAAACCCCGCCACGGTCGGAGAGTCTCGACGCGCTGGACGACGTCGTCGACGACCCAGACGGCGTCGATGGGAAAGAAGACGA containing:
- a CDS encoding (R)-citramalate synthase; this translates as MPVTHTPEQTIASDRTVRLLDTTLRDGEQAPGVSLSPDEKVEIARSLERAGVAVIEAGSACTGAGERQAISRVTDLDLDARVTSFCRGMKGDIDLALECDVDGVHIVVPASDRHVEGKVGTSREDNLEKTAELVAYAKDHNLWVEVIGEDGSRADLDYLEELAETSFEAGADRFCFADTVGHTGPEHTHEAVSRLAEIGPVSAHTHDDLGLGVTNALAAVSAGADLVHCTVNGLGERAGNVALEEVAIALSHVYDLETLELEELYDLAQTVSRATGVQLAPNKAVIGENAFTHESGIHTDGTLKDDKMYEPYAPETVGRERRLALGKHTGRAGVAATLEEHGVEADDDEIAEIATRVTELGDRGRRVTDADLLAIAEDVTGEDRERVVDLLDLTATSGGAVPTASIRLAVGDEERVASGTGSGPVDAAVSAVREALGSMADAELESYHVDAVTGGTDAVVTVEVTMVRNDRSVTVARSEADITRASVKAMVDALDRLLAADQQPLAPADD
- a CDS encoding 4Fe-4S ferredoxin N-terminal domain-containing protein yields the protein MSFDDEPTDDEETFHPLGEAWQDDLEDALDDTEYDTELGMEMAKDAMRVTKGELAEEEFHERYHEEVMEEFGEDERPIASPDDGDGEEGGIGSTLAELASGEESRREMLKKAGAGVGFASLGWGAVDQQEPEQSVEEAGEVENADEGTQWGMTIDLEHCDGCLACVTACNQEHGWDQGANWMYVLAFEDGEVESPDPDTVDVEAGNCSDEPIVHEFNYLVRPCQHCTDAPCEKVCPTTARHTRDEGGLVLTDYEVCIGCRYCQVACPYGVNYFQWDEPDVDRSELDPEGIYDERGRPVSRRAPRGVMSKCVFDPARQDGNAGEGLIGTSACEQACPPNVIQFGDKNNPASDPERYAEHPARSRTIINLFAELPSPNSVESSLEGVDPSVDAVVDAVDGFTTGKVALATAVEITQEEYEEEAPPGDTLPEKEQTVLDIVSAIETTGLDLGSDDTLTQLGLTVEGFEGPSQDVQVTSREDVAYELFEDYVDAPEEQFELLADMGTNPNVTYLGHQPGPEAHQVPGPVSYDDVGMLDTRQEALDDQTVGLDYS